The sequence AAAAGCAACCTCTTTGGGGCCTGCTCAGCGATTCGGCGGACCATTTTGGCGATCAATACCGTGCCGAGGTCAACCTCTATATTTATATCCATGCTTTCCTGACCCGTCTGAAGATTCACGCAGAGATCAGGAACAGGAGTCCGGTCACCCTTTTTGCGAAATTGCTTAAGTACGCTTGAGTCAGTAAAGCCGTAAATGCCGTGGGCCTCAGAAATATCCCTATGGATTGTCTGAAGCACAGCCGTGACATGCAGCTCATGTCTGACAAAAAAGGCTGTTGGCAGCCCGATTCGCATGCTCTCACCCGGACAGCCTGTTTCGGCCAGCGCATCAGCGCTCAACCGGGTCAGGGCATAAATAGTGAAGCTGCCGTGCCGTTTCCTGTATGCTTCTTTTCGCCTTGCAATGTAGCCTGCCCGATAGAGCATCGATAGCCGGCGGAGAAGTGCAGCCACGCTGATGTTATAATCAAACCCCTTGTTCAAAAGACGCAGCAGCATTTTGAAGTTGGAGACGCCAAGCGCCAGAGCTTTCAATATATCGATATCCCTGTTTGTCAGATTCATATTTCTCCCTTTAAGGCAATATTACCTGCCAGCCCTTGGACAAGCAGAAACAGATAGAGCTGGACTATGCCCGGATCAGATAACTTATTGATTCAACAGCCGTTTTCAGTCCCCTGTATGAATTCGAACCTGAATGGTCTCCTGAGGGGTAACCTGATGGATTGAATATATGAACCCGTCCTGATTGCGACACGGTGTCGCACCCTGAAATTTCGCGAAAGTAATATTTCTGCAGGAGACAATTTTACGCGGAGGCGATACATGGGCAAAGGTATTCGGGATCTTTTTTCAAAGAAGGGAGAGGAAGCCCTCCAGAAGATCCTGGGCTGTGATGAGACTGCTCCTCTTTGCAATGAGACACAACTTCGTAAAGCCGGCGAGGCGATTGTGCTGATTCCTGTTTCGTACATAGCGCCTAACCCCTTCCAGCCGCGAACACTGTTCGACGAGGAAAAGCTGTCTGCCCTTGCGGAATCTCTGAAGGATAGGGGAATGCTTCAGC comes from Nitrospirota bacterium and encodes:
- a CDS encoding replication-relaxation family protein, which gives rise to MNLTNRDIDILKALALGVSNFKMLLRLLNKGFDYNISVAALLRRLSMLYRAGYIARRKEAYRKRHGSFTIYALTRLSADALAETGCPGESMRIGLPTAFFVRHELHVTAVLQTIHRDISEAHGIYGFTDSSVLKQFRKKGDRTPVPDLCVNLQTGQESMDINIEVDLGTVLIAKMVRRIAEQAPKRLLLIMCNNETRLENLRKACSQRSFPGQGNVVFGLLDDFYRHGLQTQLIMISGENARLRVKDD